The sequence below is a genomic window from Polaribacter vadi.
AGTCTCTGCTTTAAAATCTGGAATATTTAGGGAAAGTTTATCAGGGTTTGTAATATTTTCAACAATTCCATTTAAATAAATTTGAGTGGTATTTCCCCACAAAACTTTACTGTTAAAAACTTCTATGCTAGAAAATGTACCATCTGCATATAAATTTCCTGTAAATGGTTTTTTGCTTAAATCGTTAATAATTTTATTGTTTCTTAAAGAGGGTTCAATCTTAAATAATTCCTTTAAAAATATATTAAAAGATGATAAAGAAACTTTTAATTTTGCTGTTTCTGGTGATGCCATAAACTGCGAAAAAGAACTATAACTTACACTCGCGTTTGCTTTTAGTTTATTTTTATTCAGTTCAACATCTAAATTCGTAACATCTAAATTTTTATCTGTTAATTGAACATTCAGATTTAATTTTTCTAAATTGATGCCAGAAGTTTCGTTAAAATTAAAAGTATCAATTAACAACCCTGCATTTTTATCTTTATAAAAAATTGTAGATGCTTTTAAATTTACATCCTGCAAAGAAATTGCATTTGCATCAAAAGCATTTTTATTAATTTTAGAGTTGTTTACAATGTAATTAATTGAATTATTTTCAATTTCAATTTCATTAACATCCAAAGTAATTGCTGGCCAAATAAATTCTGAATTGGTAGTTTGTGAATTTGAATTACTCGCAGATTGTATTTCTACAAGCGTTTGTGAATCTCTAAGTGCAAATTTATCAATCTTAAAAATTGATTCTTGTAAATTCAAGTTAGGGTTTTCTATCTCAGCATCAACAAGATTTAAATCTGCTAACAAATTATTTTCTTCTGCTTTGTAGTAAACTTTCGTGTTTCTTATGATAATATTTTCTGCGGATAATTTTGGTAATGGAGCTTCTTCAGTAGAAGTTATTAAAACTGGTTTTTGAATATATTTGATGTTTGAGTTTAATAAATTCAAATCATTAATGCTAAAAACCATCTTTTCAACATCTACAGTTTCCATGTTAGTTTCTAGTTCGCCAATTTTAAATCGGCTTTCAATTCCCAAAGGAATATCAATATAAACAACATCAATTTCAGATAAATTTAAACTTCCAATAACAATTTCTGGTGATGTTGTTGTGGTATCTTTTGCAACAGTAGTTGTGGAATTTGTCGCAAAAGCATCCATTAAAAACTGAAAATTATAACCAGAAACTGTATCTTTTCTAATAATATTGGCTTTTAAACCATTCCATTTTACATCATCTACACCTAAAGCTGTGCCATTTATTAAACCCCAAAGTGGCAAATTAGCTTCTAAAGATTTGGAATATATAAGAGTATCGCCTTTTTTATCATTTAAAAACAACCCTTCAACTTTCAAATTTCCATCAAAAGTGATAAACGCTTTATCAATCTCTACAGTTGTATTGGTTTTACTAGAAACGTAATTCGTTGCTTTATCTACAATAATATTTTGTCCCCAAGGACTTCTGATAAACAGATACAAGAGAAAAAACAGAATAGCAATTCCTAGTAAAACACGTAGCAATCTCCTTACAAAACGATACTTTCTTTTCTTTGGTTTTTTAGCAGACAATTAATAAAATTTAGAAACGTAAAGATATTTATACTCTTAGCAGAAAATTGTCTTTTTTGAATAATTTTTTAACTCTTTTACAATGTTTCTTTATTAAAACATAAAGTTTACAAATTATTAATTTGGCTTATTATTGTTGAGTCTGTGATTTTATGAATATTATTACCTAACCGAAATTCAGGAAAATTACACAAAGCAGCTGCAAACTATCAATAAATACCTTTAACTTTGCACACTGCCTATGAAAATTGTTTTAATTTCTGATACACACACCAACCACAACTTTAGGATTCCTAAAGGTGATATTTTAATTCATGCTGGTGATGTAACTTCAAGAGGAACAAAAGCAGAAGTTGATGTTTTTATAAAATGGTTTCAATCACAGCCACATAAACACAAAATTTTTATTGCTGGAAATCACGATTTTTATTTTGAAAATGCCGTAAAAAACAATTTAAAAACTGAATTCAAAAACCTAATTTATTTAAACGATTCTGGCTGTGAAATTAACGGTTTAAAGTTTTGGGGCTCTCCAATTCAGCCTGATTTTTTTAAATGGGCATTTAATAGAAAAAGAGGTGAAGAAATTAAAAAACATTGGGATTTAATTCCCACAGATACAGATGTTTTAATTACACATGGGCCTCCACATGGAATTTTAGATTTAACAACAATTGGGTTGTATTCTGGTTGTAAAGAACTAAAAAAGAAAGTGTTTGAAATACAACCAAAACTGCATGTTTTTGGACATATTCACGAAGGTTATGGAACAACCACCATTAATAATACCTTTTTTATAAACGCCTCTTTATTAAATGAAAAATATCAAAGTGCACACATACCTATAGTGGTTAATTTATGATATTTATAAGCCTGCAAAAACAAGTATAAAATTAAAAAAAATTAAGATTTTCAAGAATTACTTCTTCTTTTTCTTTTCTTTTTTATCCTTTTTTACGGCTTCTACTTTCTTTTTCTTTGGCATTTTACCTTTAATCCTATCTTTTTCTTCTTTTACACTTTCCATAAATTCAGCATTATACGTATGTAATTTTGCCAATTTAACAAAAGCTAATGCTTTTTTATAGTCTTTTAATTGATCGTGTAAAACTGCTTTCTTTAAGTATAAAACTGCTTTATCAGAACCTTTTACAGTTAAAGCAAAATCGATAAACTCTTCCACTTCCTTGTAATCTTCATTCCATAAAAGTGTATTGATATAAGGCAAATAAGCTTCAAAAGCATAAATATTTTCTGCTAAAGCATCTTTAAAAAATTTAATTGCTTCTTCGTATTTGTATAATTTTTCGGCATACATTCTTCCCATTAAAGTTAATGCCATTGTATTTTTTTCGTCATAAGACAAAGCATAATTTAATGCTTCCATGACTTCATCTAAATCGTAAGGGTAATTTTCTAACGCTTTAAATATATAGTTGTTAATGTCTGATCCCATGTTTATTTTCTTTTCACTAAAAAGACAGTGCTTTATTCTGCAAATATATTATTATTCTACGTGTCTTTTTAAATCATTTTTAAAATTGATTTTTTAATTGATGTTAATCTTTCAATAAAAAAGCGTCCAAAAAATGAATTTTGGACGCTTTTACTATTTTATAGATATTTTAAATTCTAAAATAACGACATCCATATTCGTAAAAAACGCCCGATTTTATGTTGTTTGATGTTATTCATAGATTAATTTGTATGTTTATTACTTTCTTAAAGTGCAAATATGCAAGAAATTATCTTACTTTGCCTTAAATTTCATAATATCTTTATTTTCTAAAAGATTTTATACATTTGTTAAAAAATTGACATCAACCTAACTCCCCAATAAACATGAAAAAAATCATTATATTTTTACTTGTAATTATTGCCTTGCTTATTGGTTATGGAAAATATAGCCAATATAAAAGATACTCATCACCAGAAATTAATTACAAAACCGATAAAAATATTGATATTTCCTATCACAATCAAGAAATTTTAATGAACTATTATGAGGCTGTTGAGGCTTTAGATAGCTATGTAATGTTGCAATGGTCTGCTAACGAAATTGATGTGAGAACTCCAGAAGATGATGATATTGAAACAAAAGTTGCTGTAGAAAACTACGCTAAAAAACTTGCCAAGGTTCATTTTTATGAAGCTATTCTTGAAAACTCTACCAATTTAAAAGAAAAAGGACTTGATAATAAAGAAATAAAATTTCTTGAAACTGAAGGAGTTGATCTAAAAACTTACAAAAGAAAATTAAAGTACGATAAAATTAAAAACCTTTTCAATTCGAACGTAAAACTTTATAATGGCGAAAAAAATGCTATTATTTATGAAGTTCAAAAAGAGTTGAATCGAAAAGGTGATACTATTACTGTTGATGGTGTTTACAGAATTGAAACCTTTAATGCTATAAAAGCTTTTGAAGAAAAAAACAACCTTTTAGCAGATGGTTATTTAGATGATTTAACGTTAGAAATAATGTTTGAGTAAAAAGTAAAAAGGATTGCATTTGGAATCCTTTTTCTTTTGAATTAAATACTTTTTACGAGTCTTATAAATTCTGCTCTGTAGCCATTTACATCTTCTCCTCTTCCATTTTTTGCCAATTCAATAATTGTTGAATTTTTAATTTCATTTATATATTGAGATTTTCTTAATTTTAAACCAAATAGAGCAACTGCACTTGCAAATTTCATATCTTCTGAAGGATTTGTAATTACATCATTCTGAATGTGTATCATTTCTATACTTTTATCTTCTGTTGGTTTTTTATATCTAAATTTTACCGTAAATAATTCATAATTATTTGTGGATAATTTTGTGTTTTTAGCAGTGTATTTTAAATCTGGAATTTCTTTTAAAAATTCATTTTCTGTTCCTGCTAAAATTACTTCGTACAAAGCTGTTACTTTGTGCCCAGCTCCTAATTCTCCAGCATCAATAGTATCATCTATAAAATCTTCATCATTTAGCAACCTATTTTCATACCCAATTAATCTGTAGCCTTTTACTTTGTTTGGATTAAATTCAACTTGAATTTTAACATCTTTTGCAATAGTGTGCAAAGTGCCTCCAAATTCCTGTCCAAAAACTTTTTGAGCTTCTTGCATAGTATCTATATACGCATGATTTCCATTGCCTTTATCAGCTAAAATCTCTAATTTAGAATCTTTATAATTCCCATAACCAAAACCTAAAACCGATAGAAAAACACCTGTTTCTCTTTTTTTAACAATTAAATTTTCCATGTTTTTATTACTTGAAGCACCTACATTAAAATCGCCATCAGTTGCAAGAATTACTCTATTATTTCCGTTCTTTTTAAAGTTTTTTTCTGCAAGTTTATACGCTAATTCAATTCCTTTTCCTCCAGCTGTAGAACCTCCAGACTCTAAATTATTTAAAGCCTTTAAAATCTTTTCTTTTTGATTTCCAGAAGTTGGTTTTAAAACAACTCCAGCAGCACCTGCATACACAACAATAGCAACTTTATCTTCTTTTCTTAATTGATTTACCAAAAGTTTAAAAGCCGATTTTAATAAAGGCAATTTATTTTGAGACCCCATAGATCCAGAAACATCAATTAAAAAAGTAAGGTTTGATGGTGGCAAATCTTCCTGCTCAAAGGTTTTACCTTGTAAACCAATTTTAACCAATTTTGTAGTTGTATTCCAAGGAGTTTCTACAAATTCTGTATTGATTGAAAATGGGTGTTCGTCTTTAGGTTGTGGATATTGATAATCAAAATAATTGATCATTTCCTCAATTTTAACAGCATCAAAAGGAACTTTTTCACCATTATTAATCATTCTTCTTACATTGCTATAAGAGGCTTTGTCTACATCTATTGAAAATGTTGATAAAGGAGAAAGTTGCACTCTTTTAAATTTATTTTCATGAATTTGTGCATACGATTCCTCATTTTCTAATCTGTAGTTTCCTTTTTTAGTGGTGATAACAATGCAACCATTAGATGCTGCATGTCCAAAAAGTTTCTTCGCTTTATGTCCTTTATAAACATTAATTTTTTGAATATCATCTTTATCCAAATCCTTAATTATGGAATTGTAATTATTTTTGATAGCAACACCATCTACAATGTATAAAGGTTCTTTATTTTTAGAAATCGATGATTTTCCTCTAATTCTTATTGCTGAACTTGTACTTGGTTGATTCGTAATTCGAACTCCAGAAACTCGACCATTTAAAGCGTTATTTATTTTGTTGTGTCTTGCATTATTTTGACTTGCTTTTATAGATGAAACTGAAGAGCCAGTTGTGTAAGATCTTTTTGAAGTACCATATCCAAATACTACTACTTCCTCTAAAGATTGGGCATCTTCAATTAAAGTAACATCAATAGTAGAAGATTTACCTACAGTTTTGTAGGCTGTTTTAAAACCTAAATATGTAAAAATTAATTGATCTCCTATGGATGCTTTAATTGAATATTTACCATCAAAATCGGTTTGTACTCCATTTGTGGTTCCTTTTACCAAAACATTTACGCCTGATAAAGGACCAAAAGTTTCGTAAACAATTCCAGTAATATTTTTTTCTTGAGCTTGTACTATTGTAATTCCTAGAATCATCAACAGAAAAAATAGTTTTTTATACATAACAGTTGTTTTAAAGTTAGTATAAAACTAGTGTTATCATCAATTTTAAAAAACCAATAATGAGTAAACACTCCTTTTTTAGAGGTTAACTTACTTTTCTATTTAGTGAAGATTTTCGCTACTGTTTTTTTTCTTTGGATTTTTGCTGATTCAGTTTCAACAAAATTATTTAGAAAGTAAATTTCTTTTGGGATTTCAAATTTAGAAAATTGTGCAAGATCAATATTAATTTCCTGTTGATTTCCTTCCACAATTAAAACTAGCTTTTCTCCTAATTTTTCATCAGGAATTCCAGCTACAAAAAAACGATTTGTAATGATTTTAGATAGTTTTTCTTCTATTTTTTCTGGATGTAATTTTATACCACCAGAATTTATAACGTTATCAAAACGTCCTAACCATTCAAATTGAACATCAGAAATCAAATTCACAACATCATTTGTAACCACTAATTTTTCGGAAACTTTTGGAGCAGCAATTACCAAACAATTTCGTTCGTCTATGTAAATAGTTACATTTGGTAAAGTTTGATAAAATTCGTCTTTGTAAGCTTTTTTTGAGCCTCTAAAATTATTTAACCTTTTAACAGCAATATGAGTTATGGTTTCTGTCATTCCATAGGTTGCAAAAACTTCTGTAGAAATTTCTTGTAATTTTTCTTGAAGAGAATTGGAAACTACTCCTCCACCAACAATTAGTTTTTTTATGAAGTTGAGTTTAGCTAACGAATTTTCTACTTGCAAAGGAACCATAGCAGAAAAATCGTATTTTTTATCAATCGTTTCTAAAGGGTTTGAGTTGGGTTCTACAACGTCTAAATGCCAACCTAAAGTTAAGGCTCTTATCAACATTAATTTACCTGCAATATAGGCAGTTGGCAAACATAATAATGCAGTTGTATTTGCCTGTAAATCGAAATATAAACCTGTTGCTTTTGCCGAATTTTTAACAAATTCTTTTTTAAGTGAAATTGGTTTTGGTTTTCCTGTTGATCCTGAAGTATTCACAATAATTGCATCATCATCAGAAAACCAAGCTTCTAAAAATTGATAAATTTCATCAGAAAAATTTCTTGTAAACGCTTGTAACTCATCAACAGAAGCAAATGAATTGTTATTTAATTTAAACTCTTTATGGAATTTATTTTGTTCCAATATCCTCTAAAATTCTATAGTTTTCTTCTAAATTCACTGGTTTTTCTATTTTTCCTGTCAGTTTATCTTTCCAATTAGTCCATTTATATTTCTTGGAAAAGAAGAATAAAAGCAAAGGATATAAAATAAATACAGGAAAAAACATTTCGAAACTTACAGCAGGTTCTGAAGTATCAATATACAAAGCATCAGTTTGAAAAACCATCCAATCTGTAGTGATTAAAAAGGCTGCAAACATATTATTGGCTGCATGTAAACCCAAAGCTAACTCTGTTCCTTCATCCATTAAAGTAGAAATTCCGTAGAAAAAACCTGTACCAATATAAAAAACCATCATTACAGAACCCAATTTTTGAACTTCTGGATTTGCTCCATGCAACAAACCAAAACTAATGGAAGTTATTAAAAGTGGCAACCATCTATTTTTTGCTATAATACCAATTCCTTGCATAAAATAACCTCTGAATAAAAGTTCTTCTAAACTTGTTTGTAAAGGCAAAATTAAAACGGAAATTGCTACTAATATAAAAAATGGTTTTGCATTAAAATTGAATGTATAAACCTCTGGTTCCAGATAAATACCAATAAACGAAAATGCAATTGCCAAAGCTCCCCAAGTTAAAAAACCTGTAAAAAAACGTTTCCAATCTATTTTTTTTCTACTAGTTACTAGAGATGTAATACTTCTTTTATGTATAAATTTTATGCTAATCAATAAGAAAACAAGACCAACAACAAAGGTGAAAAGCATCAGGAATAAAAATAAATTTTTGTTTATTCCCAAAGTCATAAAATTATCTGCACCAGCTGCCATAAAAGCTTCCAAACCATCTGCGTGCGCAAATGCAACAGCTACCAAAGGAATTGCTCCTAAAATTTGCCAACCAAAAAACACCAATAAAATAGTAATTAACCAATAATACCATTTGTACTGACCTTTATATGCTTGTTGTATATAATTCATTTTTTATAAATTAAAATCCCAATTTTTATTGGAATTATAGTGTAATTCTCCGTTTTTAACTTCTAATGGACTCTCAAAATTATTGGTAAATAAACCTCCAGTTCCTAAACCTTGTGGTAATTTACTTTGCAACGTAAACGTAAATTGTGCAATTGCATTCAACCCAATATTACTTTCTAAAGCAGATGTTATCCACCAATCTGCTTTATTTTTTGTCGCAAAATTAATCCATTCTTTGCTACCTGCAAAACCACCTACCAAACTTGGTTTTAAAATGATAAATTGTGGTTGAATAGTTTCTATTAATTGTTGTTTTTCTTCGGATGAAAAAACACCAATCAATTCCTCATCTAAAGCAATTGGTAAAGGTGTTTTTGCACATAAAGCTGCCATTTCTTGAATTTGCCCTTGTTTTATAGGTTGTTCTATAGAATGGATTTTTAAAGCTGATAATCTCTCTAATTTCTCTAATGCATTTTTAGGACTAAAAGCGCCATTTGCATCTACTCTTAATTCAATTTCGTTTGCAGAAAATTCTTTTCTAATCGATTTTAACAACTCAATTTCAGCATCAAAATCAATCGCACCAATTTTCATTTTAATACAAGAAAAACCCGTTTTTAATTTCTCTTTAATTTGATCTTTCATAAATTGTTTTTCGCCCATCCAAATTAAACCATTAATGTTGATGGATTTATTTCCTTTGGTAAATTCAGATGGAAATAATTCAAATTTATATTTGCTTTTTAAAGATAAAAAAGCTTGTTCCAAGCCAAATTGAATCGAAGGTAAATTAGCAATTTGAGGTAATAATTTTTCTAAACCTTGGTTTATATTTTTACAAACCCAAATTAGTTTTTCTTCGTAATTGGGAACATCATCAATACTTAAACCTCTAAAAAGTCCTGTTTCTCCAACACCAATTTTGTTGTTTTCTTCTAAAATGATAAACCAAGTTTCTTTCGTTCTTAAAACGCCTCTAGATGTTCCACTTGGATTTTTAAAGTTAAGTATGTATTTTTTGTAAGTTGCTTTTATCACAATAAAAATATTAAAATGTTCTCGATACAATTTCGCCCAAAAGCGAAATCACTCGAACTGACATTGAGTGAAAATTACTTATAGAAACTAG
It includes:
- a CDS encoding metallophosphatase domain-containing protein translates to MKIVLISDTHTNHNFRIPKGDILIHAGDVTSRGTKAEVDVFIKWFQSQPHKHKIFIAGNHDFYFENAVKNNLKTEFKNLIYLNDSGCEINGLKFWGSPIQPDFFKWAFNRKRGEEIKKHWDLIPTDTDVLITHGPPHGILDLTTIGLYSGCKELKKKVFEIQPKLHVFGHIHEGYGTTTINNTFFINASLLNEKYQSAHIPIVVNL
- a CDS encoding peptidoglycan-binding domain-containing protein; its protein translation is MKKIIIFLLVIIALLIGYGKYSQYKRYSSPEINYKTDKNIDISYHNQEILMNYYEAVEALDSYVMLQWSANEIDVRTPEDDDIETKVAVENYAKKLAKVHFYEAILENSTNLKEKGLDNKEIKFLETEGVDLKTYKRKLKYDKIKNLFNSNVKLYNGEKNAIIYEVQKELNRKGDTITVDGVYRIETFNAIKAFEEKNNLLADGYLDDLTLEIMFE
- a CDS encoding VWA domain-containing protein, whose translation is MYKKLFFLLMILGITIVQAQEKNITGIVYETFGPLSGVNVLVKGTTNGVQTDFDGKYSIKASIGDQLIFTYLGFKTAYKTVGKSSTIDVTLIEDAQSLEEVVVFGYGTSKRSYTTGSSVSSIKASQNNARHNKINNALNGRVSGVRITNQPSTSSAIRIRGKSSISKNKEPLYIVDGVAIKNNYNSIIKDLDKDDIQKINVYKGHKAKKLFGHAASNGCIVITTKKGNYRLENEESYAQIHENKFKRVQLSPLSTFSIDVDKASYSNVRRMINNGEKVPFDAVKIEEMINYFDYQYPQPKDEHPFSINTEFVETPWNTTTKLVKIGLQGKTFEQEDLPPSNLTFLIDVSGSMGSQNKLPLLKSAFKLLVNQLRKEDKVAIVVYAGAAGVVLKPTSGNQKEKILKALNNLESGGSTAGGKGIELAYKLAEKNFKKNGNNRVILATDGDFNVGASSNKNMENLIVKKRETGVFLSVLGFGYGNYKDSKLEILADKGNGNHAYIDTMQEAQKVFGQEFGGTLHTIAKDVKIQVEFNPNKVKGYRLIGYENRLLNDEDFIDDTIDAGELGAGHKVTALYEVILAGTENEFLKEIPDLKYTAKNTKLSTNNYELFTVKFRYKKPTEDKSIEMIHIQNDVITNPSEDMKFASAVALFGLKLRKSQYINEIKNSTIIELAKNGRGEDVNGYRAEFIRLVKSI
- a CDS encoding AMP-binding protein, translated to MEQNKFHKEFKLNNNSFASVDELQAFTRNFSDEIYQFLEAWFSDDDAIIVNTSGSTGKPKPISLKKEFVKNSAKATGLYFDLQANTTALLCLPTAYIAGKLMLIRALTLGWHLDVVEPNSNPLETIDKKYDFSAMVPLQVENSLAKLNFIKKLIVGGGVVSNSLQEKLQEISTEVFATYGMTETITHIAVKRLNNFRGSKKAYKDEFYQTLPNVTIYIDERNCLVIAAPKVSEKLVVTNDVVNLISDVQFEWLGRFDNVINSGGIKLHPEKIEEKLSKIITNRFFVAGIPDEKLGEKLVLIVEGNQQEINIDLAQFSKFEIPKEIYFLNNFVETESAKIQRKKTVAKIFTK
- a CDS encoding CPBP family intramembrane glutamic endopeptidase — translated: MNYIQQAYKGQYKWYYWLITILLVFFGWQILGAIPLVAVAFAHADGLEAFMAAGADNFMTLGINKNLFLFLMLFTFVVGLVFLLISIKFIHKRSITSLVTSRKKIDWKRFFTGFLTWGALAIAFSFIGIYLEPEVYTFNFNAKPFFILVAISVLILPLQTSLEELLFRGYFMQGIGIIAKNRWLPLLITSISFGLLHGANPEVQKLGSVMMVFYIGTGFFYGISTLMDEGTELALGLHAANNMFAAFLITTDWMVFQTDALYIDTSEPAVSFEMFFPVFILYPLLLFFFSKKYKWTNWKDKLTGKIEKPVNLEENYRILEDIGTK
- a CDS encoding o-succinylbenzoate synthase → MIKATYKKYILNFKNPSGTSRGVLRTKETWFIILEENNKIGVGETGLFRGLSIDDVPNYEEKLIWVCKNINQGLEKLLPQIANLPSIQFGLEQAFLSLKSKYKFELFPSEFTKGNKSININGLIWMGEKQFMKDQIKEKLKTGFSCIKMKIGAIDFDAEIELLKSIRKEFSANEIELRVDANGAFSPKNALEKLERLSALKIHSIEQPIKQGQIQEMAALCAKTPLPIALDEELIGVFSSEEKQQLIETIQPQFIILKPSLVGGFAGSKEWINFATKNKADWWITSALESNIGLNAIAQFTFTLQSKLPQGLGTGGLFTNNFESPLEVKNGELHYNSNKNWDFNL